The following are from one region of the Ruficoccus sp. ZRK36 genome:
- a CDS encoding YraN family protein, translated as MPHPLMDWRRLILEKLGLRAPADRAGRGRFGERRAASYLRKQGYRILARNWRAGNDEIDLVCQDGQVLVFVEVRSRDESALVGGFHSVTEEKKTRLRRVCKAYLKSLGRLPVHTRFDIVELRLGHDGDFALYHHPNVSLFN; from the coding sequence ATGCCTCATCCTCTCATGGACTGGCGTCGACTGATTCTGGAAAAACTCGGCCTGCGGGCTCCAGCGGACCGTGCGGGGCGGGGGCGTTTTGGCGAGCGTCGGGCGGCGTCCTATCTGCGCAAGCAGGGCTATCGCATCTTGGCGCGTAACTGGCGCGCCGGTAACGACGAGATCGACCTGGTCTGCCAGGACGGGCAGGTCCTGGTGTTTGTCGAGGTACGCTCGCGGGACGAATCCGCGCTGGTGGGCGGCTTTCACTCGGTGACGGAGGAGAAAAAGACCCGCCTGCGCCGTGTCTGCAAAGCGTATTTAAAAAGCCTCGGGCGCTTGCCTGTGCACACGCGTTTTGATATTGTCGAACTTAGGCTTGGCCATGACGGGGATTTCGCACTATATCATCACCCGAACGTTTCTCTGTTTAACTAG
- the zwf gene encoding glucose-6-phosphate dehydrogenase: MSEDRHPFLQGLSKHRGAPPTIIVIFGASGDLTARKLIPALYNLGLDNLLPGDFHLIGYGRKPIPDEEFQADAEKDIEKFSRRPLNTDIWPQIKGNIHYHAGGYDDPKAFEELREKCLDIENKSGRDLQFVFYISTPPTVFKPILENLGSSGLAAHGKGTALASKMIIEKPFGRDLATAQELNRIIANQFDEQQVYRIDHYLGKETVQDLMVLRFANTIFEPIWNRRYVDCVQITVAEDLGVGTRGGYYDTSGATRDMLQNHTMQLLALTAMEAPVSLGAEDIRDEKVKLLKSILPLKLDPKEGDAVRAQYSEGLIGGEKVPAYMDEKDIPATSSTETFAAIRFSINNWRWQGVPFYLRSGKRLARRVSEIAIQFKQPPGGLFTDPSRFDMASNTLVIQIQPDEGTTLLMNSKIPGLETRTQPVKMHFRYATTFGSNTPEAYERLILDAMVGDSTLFIRGDETETSWKLYTPLLEYWEKCGRKGLDTYACGSWGPLSADRLLWDSNHEWRRAGP; the protein is encoded by the coding sequence ATGAGCGAAGACCGTCACCCGTTCCTGCAGGGACTGAGCAAGCACCGCGGCGCGCCGCCCACGATCATCGTGATCTTCGGGGCATCCGGCGACCTGACCGCCCGTAAGCTCATCCCCGCCCTCTACAACCTTGGCCTCGACAACCTGCTGCCGGGCGATTTCCACCTCATCGGCTACGGCCGCAAGCCGATCCCCGACGAGGAGTTTCAGGCCGATGCCGAGAAGGACATCGAGAAGTTCTCACGCCGTCCGCTCAACACCGATATCTGGCCCCAGATTAAGGGTAACATCCACTACCACGCAGGCGGTTACGATGACCCGAAAGCCTTCGAGGAACTGCGTGAAAAGTGCCTCGACATCGAAAATAAGTCCGGCCGCGACTTACAGTTCGTGTTCTACATCTCCACTCCTCCGACCGTCTTTAAGCCGATCCTGGAGAACCTCGGCTCAAGCGGCCTGGCCGCTCATGGCAAGGGCACCGCACTGGCCTCGAAGATGATTATCGAGAAGCCCTTCGGGCGCGACCTGGCCACGGCTCAGGAGCTCAACCGCATCATCGCCAACCAATTTGACGAGCAGCAGGTCTACCGTATCGACCACTACCTCGGTAAGGAGACCGTGCAGGACCTCATGGTGCTGCGCTTCGCCAATACGATTTTTGAGCCGATCTGGAACCGCCGCTACGTGGACTGTGTCCAGATCACCGTGGCGGAAGACCTCGGCGTGGGCACGCGCGGCGGCTACTACGACACCAGCGGCGCGACCCGCGATATGCTGCAAAACCACACCATGCAGTTGCTCGCTCTCACCGCGATGGAGGCTCCGGTTTCGCTCGGGGCCGAGGATATCCGCGACGAGAAGGTTAAGCTCCTCAAATCCATCCTCCCGCTCAAGCTCGACCCCAAGGAAGGCGACGCCGTGCGTGCGCAGTACTCCGAGGGTCTGATCGGGGGCGAGAAGGTTCCCGCTTACATGGACGAAAAGGACATCCCTGCGACGTCCTCCACTGAGACCTTTGCCGCGATCCGGTTCTCGATTAACAACTGGCGCTGGCAGGGGGTACCGTTCTACCTGCGCTCGGGTAAGCGCCTTGCCCGCCGGGTTTCCGAGATCGCCATCCAGTTCAAGCAGCCCCCGGGTGGGCTCTTTACGGACCCCTCGCGCTTCGACATGGCCTCGAACACCCTGGTCATCCAGATCCAGCCGGACGAGGGCACGACGCTGCTCATGAACTCGAAGATCCCCGGTCTGGAGACGCGTACCCAGCCGGTGAAGATGCACTTCCGCTACGCCACGACCTTTGGCTCGAATACGCCTGAGGCCTACGAGCGACTCATCCTCGATGCGATGGTGGGCGACTCCACGCTGTTCATCCGCGGGGATGAGACGGAGACCTCGTGGAAGCTCTACACGCCGCTGCTGGAGTACTGGGAAAAGTGTGGCCGCAAGGGCCTGGATACCTACGCCTGTGGCTCCTGGGGCCCGCTCTCGGCTGACCGCCTGCTGTGGGACAGTAATCACGAATGGCGCCGCGCTGGCCCGTAA
- the rsfS gene encoding ribosome silencing factor, whose product MTESTTDTQPISPQDKERIRHCLDALEDRKAENLKVLDVRGQSSVTDFLILATGNSQPHLRALRVAAERAFADKGSEVLGTDNHPESGWVVVDAYDIMVHVFTTDVRDNYRLEVLWKDALPVDL is encoded by the coding sequence GTGACTGAATCCACCACCGACACCCAGCCCATTTCCCCTCAGGATAAAGAGCGCATCCGGCACTGCCTGGACGCGCTGGAAGACCGCAAGGCCGAAAACCTCAAGGTGCTGGACGTGCGCGGCCAGTCATCGGTCACGGACTTCCTGATCCTGGCCACCGGTAACTCCCAGCCCCACCTGCGGGCCCTGCGTGTGGCCGCCGAGAGAGCCTTCGCCGACAAAGGGTCCGAAGTGCTCGGCACGGACAACCATCCCGAAAGTGGCTGGGTCGTCGTCGATGCCTATGACATTATGGTGCATGTCTTTACGACAGATGTGCGCGACAACTACCGGCTCGAAGTCCTCTGGAAGGACGCCCTCCCGGTGGATCTATAA
- a CDS encoding exopolysaccharide biosynthesis protein, translated as MSQHSAAHHSLSESLRSIVSGQSEKVSLGEIVDAIEDKQFGMLLILLSIPSALPVPAAGYSTPFGIAILILGLQMLAGRRIPWLPQKMREKSFSRQKLSGMIGKASGFFRWVEKLVRPRLSWLSGRAGYRLIALLVIFMSLLMCLPIPSTNTAPAMVIFLIGIGLCEDDGLFALGACALGIVAALLYVVVIYFAIVLIREHGWDGINQLKEFIKQKLGLG; from the coding sequence ATGAGCCAACACAGCGCCGCGCATCACAGCCTTTCCGAAAGCCTTCGGTCCATCGTATCGGGCCAGAGCGAAAAAGTCAGCCTCGGGGAAATCGTCGATGCGATCGAGGACAAGCAGTTCGGCATGCTCCTGATCCTGCTGTCCATCCCCAGCGCGCTGCCAGTCCCCGCCGCCGGCTACAGCACCCCATTCGGGATAGCTATCCTCATCCTGGGGCTGCAGATGCTGGCCGGACGCCGTATCCCCTGGCTGCCGCAGAAGATGCGGGAGAAGAGCTTTAGCCGACAGAAGCTCTCAGGCATGATCGGCAAGGCCAGCGGTTTCTTTCGCTGGGTGGAGAAGCTCGTCCGCCCTCGGCTCAGCTGGCTCAGCGGGCGTGCAGGCTACCGCCTGATTGCCCTGCTGGTTATCTTCATGAGCCTCCTCATGTGCCTGCCCATCCCCAGCACCAACACCGCTCCCGCCATGGTCATCTTTCTGATCGGGATCGGTCTGTGCGAGGACGACGGGCTTTTCGCCCTGGGCGCCTGTGCACTGGGGATCGTAGCTGCCCTGCTCTATGTGGTCGTGATTTACTTTGCCATCGTTCTGATCCGTGAACACGGCTGGGACGGCATCAACCAGCTCAAGGAATTCATCAAGCAGAAGCTCGGGCTCGGTTAA
- a CDS encoding glucose-6-phosphate dehydrogenase assembly protein OpcA — protein MTEDMTIFDALPGQLMDVSEVTHSLTQMWAGTVNPDQEAPSEFRASQMNIVLHFGLKTSPDEAFDRFNTAIAFAQRYPCRIVVLCPMGRESSDRLLQGKLFAQCYVGSSMRDMCCCEALMLGYPTREAGFLANQVSIWLENDLPTYHWFNRIPAERITGMHLDFVKRCRRVIYDSDIEEADILKVKWPRPEAAVDLAHARILPIRQSLGQFLSRYETAKLAGGLQGVQVRYTDGREGEARNLLKWTESCLQACAKDAKLDLNTEFTQHKSECSNCLEIEWTYDDSRHFLWTHENKGLDARVTADFGSGRVSTPMQVGFLEPVNALAEALFFN, from the coding sequence ATGACAGAAGATATGACCATTTTCGACGCGTTACCGGGACAGCTCATGGATGTCTCCGAGGTGACGCATTCGCTCACTCAGATGTGGGCGGGCACGGTAAATCCCGACCAGGAGGCACCGTCAGAGTTTCGGGCCTCGCAGATGAATATCGTGCTGCACTTCGGGCTGAAAACCTCGCCCGACGAGGCCTTTGACCGCTTCAACACCGCCATCGCTTTTGCCCAGCGCTACCCGTGCCGGATCGTTGTGCTGTGCCCGATGGGGCGCGAGTCCAGCGACCGCCTGCTGCAGGGTAAGCTCTTTGCCCAGTGCTATGTCGGCTCGTCGATGCGTGACATGTGCTGCTGTGAGGCGCTCATGCTCGGCTACCCGACACGTGAGGCCGGTTTTCTCGCTAATCAGGTCTCGATCTGGCTGGAGAATGACCTGCCGACCTACCACTGGTTTAACCGCATCCCGGCCGAGCGCATCACCGGCATGCACCTGGACTTCGTCAAGCGCTGCCGCCGGGTCATCTACGACTCGGACATCGAGGAGGCGGATATTCTCAAGGTGAAGTGGCCGCGTCCGGAGGCCGCTGTCGACCTCGCGCACGCGCGTATCCTTCCCATCCGCCAATCGCTGGGGCAGTTCCTCAGCCGTTACGAGACGGCCAAGCTCGCCGGTGGCCTTCAAGGCGTGCAGGTGCGCTACACCGACGGTCGCGAGGGCGAAGCCCGCAACCTGCTCAAGTGGACTGAGTCCTGCCTGCAGGCATGTGCCAAAGATGCCAAGCTCGACCTCAATACCGAGTTTACCCAGCACAAGAGCGAGTGCTCGAACTGCCTGGAGATTGAGTGGACCTACGACGACTCACGGCACTTCCTATGGACCCACGAAAACAAGGGGCTGGACGCACGGGTGACGGCAGACTTTGGCTCAGGCCGAGTCAGCACACCGATGCAGGTCGGCTTTTTGGAGCCGGTTAACGCCCTGGCCGAAGCGCTGTTTTTTAACTGA
- a CDS encoding sigma-70 family RNA polymerase sigma factor produces MTGKDRALSERGCRGVIAAYRRRLDWVLQLPLWEKLDAEGLKELGLPQPRRGINLRSVVDSLLLENKQRLIVWLLEHYDQRFPAKIALSFSDRFGLDLWTSHELDVSLTTTQWAEFQHQAIFSIGTRHRRYKRAQTVLFRRYQSLTHKLVNRQVFDPNLRPDAFQEASLGLLHAIDKVEDNKASFGSYARTWITRHIRNYLMEEHFPVHVPINLASRILTESSKGEPTPPEDKKDKEPSPYEGLLKPRLSLDDMADDSDGNAPRHLSDEEAVAPSDSLSEKDLYRTLLEVLNGLTDKQREVLALRFGLEPGTDPRTLASIASEVGISHQQVSMREKRALQKLESALKPVYQEIYD; encoded by the coding sequence ATGACCGGTAAAGACCGTGCCTTGAGCGAAAGAGGCTGTCGGGGAGTCATTGCTGCGTACCGTCGCAGACTGGACTGGGTATTGCAATTGCCCCTGTGGGAAAAGCTGGATGCAGAGGGACTGAAAGAGCTGGGTCTCCCTCAGCCGCGACGCGGGATTAACCTCCGCTCAGTTGTAGACTCGCTCCTGCTCGAAAACAAGCAGCGGCTCATCGTATGGCTGCTGGAGCACTACGACCAACGTTTTCCCGCCAAGATCGCCTTGTCATTCAGTGATCGTTTCGGGCTGGATCTGTGGACCAGTCACGAGCTGGACGTATCCCTGACCACTACGCAGTGGGCCGAGTTTCAGCATCAGGCGATTTTTTCCATCGGCACGCGCCATCGCCGCTACAAGCGGGCGCAGACGGTGCTCTTCCGCCGCTACCAGTCGCTGACTCACAAGCTGGTCAACCGTCAGGTTTTCGATCCCAACCTGCGCCCCGACGCGTTTCAGGAGGCCAGCCTTGGCCTGCTCCATGCCATCGACAAGGTCGAGGACAACAAGGCATCCTTCGGTAGTTATGCCCGTACCTGGATCACCCGGCATATCCGTAACTACCTGATGGAGGAACACTTTCCGGTGCATGTCCCGATCAATCTGGCCTCTCGCATCCTGACTGAGTCCAGTAAGGGCGAGCCCACTCCGCCCGAAGATAAAAAGGACAAAGAACCTTCTCCGTATGAGGGGCTGCTCAAGCCCCGCCTGTCGCTGGACGATATGGCGGACGATTCGGACGGTAATGCACCCCGCCATTTGAGTGATGAAGAAGCGGTTGCACCCTCTGACTCGCTGAGTGAAAAGGATCTCTACCGGACCCTGCTGGAGGTGTTGAACGGCCTGACGGACAAGCAGCGTGAGGTGCTCGCCCTGCGCTTCGGCCTGGAGCCGGGGACCGACCCGCGAACCCTGGCCAGCATTGCCTCGGAGGTTGGTATTTCCCACCAGCAGGTGAGCATGCGTGAAAAACGTGCCCTACAGAAGCTTGAATCAGCGCTAAAGCCGGTCTATCAGGAGATCTATGATTGA
- the nadD gene encoding nicotinate (nicotinamide) nucleotide adenylyltransferase, translating into MIEAKAPPSPSRIGFLGGSFDPVHNGHLLVAQDAIEQLELDKVYFVPSPHTPLRETAPAVEAVHRVAMLDLALRGDKQMRVEDCEIRLPAPSYTVDTLERLRVKYRDARLFWIVGADHVTKFARWRQPHRLLELAELIVVGRPGKALTVPAGFPPERFHLVHGHPFEVSSSELRKRISQGMGARFFLPRAVEAYIETHRLYCD; encoded by the coding sequence ATGATTGAGGCGAAAGCCCCCCCATCTCCTTCTCGAATCGGTTTTCTCGGCGGTAGTTTTGATCCGGTTCACAATGGCCACCTGCTCGTGGCACAGGATGCGATTGAGCAGCTGGAACTGGACAAGGTCTACTTTGTCCCCTCTCCGCATACGCCCTTGCGTGAGACTGCCCCGGCCGTCGAGGCCGTCCACCGGGTAGCCATGCTGGATCTGGCGCTGCGGGGCGATAAGCAGATGCGCGTGGAGGACTGTGAAATCCGCCTGCCTGCACCCTCGTATACCGTGGATACGCTGGAGCGCCTGCGGGTGAAGTACCGTGATGCGCGGCTGTTCTGGATCGTCGGGGCCGACCATGTGACAAAATTTGCCCGTTGGCGCCAACCCCACCGGCTGCTTGAGCTGGCGGAGTTGATCGTGGTGGGACGCCCCGGAAAGGCCCTGACCGTGCCTGCGGGATTCCCCCCGGAGCGCTTTCATCTGGTCCACGGCCACCCCTTTGAGGTGAGTTCCAGCGAACTGCGTAAGCGCATCTCCCAGGGAATGGGGGCGCGGTTTTTCTTGCCGCGTGCGGTTGAGGCCTATATCGAAACTCACAGACTTTATTGTGACTGA
- a CDS encoding 6-phosphogluconolactonase codes for MKTIPTEYGQVHVLAEEELYAEMLKYIHQAVDEAGDGLATVGLSGGSTPKAFFKWVGENKTLSPEVAKKVLWSTSDERCVPQEDDDSNFGHADREMLTPLGVPAENKFPWPTELEPAACADAYTKAWNDKVGEERAYDVCFVGMGDDNHTLSLFPECPLIGAGLTESFAATLWPSRGWRVTLTPHGLTKCKRIVVCCPGANKAGPLKAALKEDFNPTHKPIQLLRAHADKTVWLVDEAAAALL; via the coding sequence ATGAAAACCATCCCGACTGAATACGGACAGGTCCACGTATTGGCCGAAGAAGAACTCTATGCCGAGATGCTTAAGTACATCCACCAGGCGGTGGATGAGGCTGGCGATGGGCTGGCGACGGTCGGGCTCAGTGGTGGCTCCACCCCGAAGGCGTTTTTCAAGTGGGTGGGGGAGAACAAAACCCTCTCGCCCGAGGTGGCGAAAAAGGTTCTCTGGTCCACCAGTGATGAGCGCTGCGTCCCCCAGGAGGATGACGACAGCAACTTCGGCCACGCCGACCGCGAGATGCTGACCCCGCTTGGCGTGCCGGCGGAGAACAAGTTCCCGTGGCCCACGGAGCTGGAGCCTGCGGCCTGCGCCGACGCCTACACCAAGGCCTGGAATGACAAGGTCGGCGAGGAGCGCGCCTACGATGTGTGCTTCGTCGGGATGGGTGATGATAACCACACCCTTTCGCTGTTTCCGGAGTGCCCCTTGATCGGTGCCGGGCTCACGGAGAGCTTTGCCGCCACGCTCTGGCCTTCACGCGGCTGGCGGGTGACGCTTACCCCGCACGGCTTGACCAAGTGCAAGCGCATCGTGGTCTGCTGCCCCGGTGCGAATAAAGCCGGCCCCCTCAAGGCTGCCCTCAAGGAAGACTTTAACCCCACGCATAAGCCGATCCAGCTCCTGCGCGCCCACGCCGACAAGACCGTCTGGCTCGTGGACGAAGCCGCCGCAGCCCTGCTGTAG